GGCTCAGGCGGCGGCGGCCAAGGCGGCAGCCTTGCTTGGCAAGGGCTACGTGGAACTCGATCCCTTTGTGGCCAAGGTTGATATAGACAAATGCCAGGGGCATGGCAATTGTGCCAGGGAATGTCCGGAGAAAGCAATCACCCTTGAAAACGGCAAGGCTGATGTCAATCCCGCCCTCTGTACCGGCTGTGGAATGTGTGTTGCGGTCTGTCCGGAAAATGGTATTGACGTTCAGGGCTGGACCCTGAAGGAATACGAAGACATGGTTGATGCCATTGTGAAATTTTAAACTGTCCAGGTGAACCGATGAGTGACAAAAAGAATAAAAAAATGGAGGCAATGGTCATCAAGATGCTGCGCCAGGAGCGGGCAGACTCAATTGCTCGGGCCAGGGCGGCCATCAAGGAGCAGAACTCGGTGATCAAGGCCATCAAAGAAGTTTTGAAGGCTGGGCCGAAAACCATTCCCGAAATTGCCGGGGCTGTTGCCATGGAAACCGAACCGGTACTCCAGTACGTATCGACGTTGAAGAGATACGGCATTGTCGGTGAAGGGCCCAAGGATGGGGACTATTTCAAGTACGAACTGCTCAGCTGAGCATCTGTCCCGCATGAGAGAAACAACACAATAATAATCGGAGAGAATCATGGCCATCTCAGTTGATCCCGGTCTTCTGGTCCAGTTGAAAAAATACGGTGTGCAGGATGCGACGACCTGCTTTAACTGCGGCAACTGTACCGCAGTCTGTTCCCTGTCAACGGAAAACACACCGTTTCCCCGTAAGGTAATCCGCTACCTCCAGATAGGGGCAGAGGAGAAACTACTTCACGCGCCGGAACCGTGGCTTTGCTACTACTGCGGCGACTGCTCCGAGACCTGCCCCAGGGACGCCAATCCCGGTGAGGTCATGATGGGGCTGCGCCGTTACCTGACTGCCCGCTACGACTGGACAGGCATTTCGCGCCTGTTCTACACCTCCAAAGTGTTTGAGATCTTTGCCATCCTCTTTGTAGGTGCGCTGGTGGGGTTGGGCTTTTTCTTTTTTCACGGTCCCGTGGTTACCGACAGGGTTGCACTCAATGAGTTTGCCTCCAGTCATGTTATTGAGATTCTTGACTTGATCATGCTGGTCATCCTGTCGGGATTCCTGCTTTCCAATGCAAGGAGAATGGCAAAGGCGGTGCTTGGCGATCCTGCCCAGTATGAGAAAACGGCTGATGGGGAAGAAGGTGCTACTGCTCCTCAGCAGGAGGTCAAAAAATGGAACGGTATTCCGGTCAGCCTCTATATCAATGAGCTCAAGACCCTGCTGGTCAACTTTGTGACCCAGAAAAAGTTCAAAGACTGCAACAGCAAGACCCAGAGCATGCAGTGGTTGGTCCACCTGCTGATCATGACCGGTTACTCCACCATCTTCGTGCTGGTTGTCGTCTTCCTCCGCTGGTTCCAGCGGGATGAGATCCTGCCCTTCTGGAGCCCGGTCAGATTGCTTGGCTATTACGGTACCTTCGCCATCCTGTACGGTACAACTTATGCCATCATCGGCCGCCTGAAAAAGGTCAGAACCGTGTACAAGTATTCACATTCCTCGGACTGGGCCTTTCTGATCCTGCTCTGGCTGACTACCTTTACCGGGATTCTTATTCACTTCACCCGGTTGCTTGGTATGCCTTTGTCCACCTATTACATCTATGTGATCCATATGATGATCGCGGTGCCCATGCTGGTTCTTGAAGTGCCGTTTGCCAAATGGGCTCATTTGCTGTATCGACCGCTGGCACTCTATCTGATGCGGGTTAAGGAACGGGCTTTGACATAAGGATGCTTTGAGAAATGAGAATTTTTGTTCGAGAATCGGGCGAAAAGGTAATTTTTTGGCAGTAATATAGGTGAGTGACTTGAATACACACGGAAAACCAAGGAGGAAAATCCGTGTGTATTCAAAACTACAGCATAAGCTGATTGCTCTTGCAATAAAGAAACCTTAGGTGAACATTGTGTAAATTTTTATGGGTCACTGAACATTGTCTAATTATTTGTGTTTTATAGTTATTCTCAAAATTGACACAATGTTCATGAGAAATGTGGGTTAATCTGGATTTCTCATCAGTTCAGGCGGCGTCAGGTTCAAAGTTTTCGGAGTCTTCGCTTACCTGGCAGTGAATTATAGTGATCTATATTTACTGCCGAAATACTGCAGAAGATGGCGTTGCCTGGACTGACCTCTGGTGAACATTGTGTAAATTTTTCTGGGTCACTGATAATTGTCTCATTGTTTGTGTTCTATAATTATTCTCAAGATTGACACAATGTTCATGAGAAATGCGGGTTAATGTGCCTGAGACAATACAAGGAGTGTCTCAAGTTTTTTCCTGTCAAACCGGTAACTGTCCCGGCAGAATTCACAGCGTACTTCAGTTCCCCCTTCCTGTTTTAAAAGTTGATTAAGATCCTCCCGGCCAAGGGAAAGGAGTGCCTTTTCCATTTTTTCAAGGGAGCAGCTACAGGAAAATCTGAGGGGAGTTGCAGCTGTTATTTTATGGGGAATGTCAGCAAAGAGCATTGCAAGAATATCTCCCGGGCTTTTACCAGTTTTCAATAAATCTGCCAGGGATGAAAGTTTTTTTATTCTTTTTTCAATAAGCAGCAGATTCTGTTCGTTGGCAGGAGGGAGAGACTGGACCAGCAGGCCAGCCGCCTTTACAACTGTACCCTTCCTGCTCAACTTGATGGAAAGTGCAATTGCGGAGGGAGTCTGCTCTGAAACGGTGAGGTAATAGGCAAGGTCTTCCCCGATTTCGCTGGTATAGAGCTGGATTGTTCCAGGATATTTCCTGTTGTCGCCAATATTCTTGGTGACGGTTAGAAACCCGGCTCTGCCAATTCCTGCCGCCACGTCTATGACATTGTTTTTCAATGGCAGATCTGCGTGGGGATTGGCAATATAACCCCTGGCCCAACCCTCGGCACCAGCTTCTGTTATAATTTTTCCCAGTGGACCGTTACCCTCGAATTTCAGCTGAACGGACTGGTTGTTTTTCAGGAGAGCGGCAAGAAGAACAGCACCGGTCAGGCTCCTGCCGAGTGCTGTCGCCGCCAGGGGTCCCACATCATGTTTTCTGCATGCTTCGTTGACCAGTTCAGTTGCATCGCAGCAGATCCCAAAAAAATCTCCAGATTGAGTAATGATTCTTTCCAGTATATCGCCCATATTGTTTCCATATTGTGAATTTATTGAGCAGAAGACGCATAGTACCTGAATCCGGGATTTCAGAAAATAAAAAATTATTTTACAATATTTTTCAGGAAACTTCGCCACTGAAGGTTGTTTTGCTCCAGCCGGACCTCCTCCTTGTTATTGAGGAGTCATTGAGTATAGCCATGTCGGGCAGGATACGAACAAAAGTTAACGTTTACGTATTCGTAATAACAATGTATTGTGTTTTCAGGTATGAGGTAATGAGTCAAATCCGCATTTTCCAGGGAGGAGAACCATGCGAGCATTAATTATCGGTTGTGTATTGTTGATGGCCTTACCAGTCTGCGCCAGGGAGATTGAAGGGGTCAACGTGGCGGAAACTCTGCAGGGGGCAGGAGGGAAAACTTTGCAACTCAATGGTGCAGGAGTTCGAACAAAGTTTTTCTTTAATATTTATATTGCTGAACTCTATATGGAACATCCGTCAGCTGTTGCCCGGGAGGTTCTGGCAGCTGATGGTGAAAAAAGAATGGTCATGCATTTTCTTTACAGTGAAGTCGGAAAGGAAAAACTTGTCGACGGCTGGAACGAGGGATTTGAAGCAAACTGCACGAAAACGGAATTGGAGAATCTGCGGGTAAGGATCAACCAGTTTAATTCTTTTTTTACTGATGTGAAAAAAAATGACATCATTGTTCTGGACTTCGTGCCGGGACAGGGTACAGCTGTAACTATTGCCGGGAAGGACAAGGGACGAATAAAGGGCAGAGATTTCAATGATGCTCTGTTGAAAATCTGGCTTGGTAAAGAGCCGGTTACTTCAAGCTTGAAGGAGAAGCTGCTCGATTATAGAAAATAGAATTCATCTGTGCCGGAGATCCGTTATATTTTCCGGCACAGCATTGCCAGTGATAATGAGGATTTAAATTTCATCTACTCCGGATGGAATAAGGCAGACAAAAACAAAATCCTCCCCGCCCCCGTTCATGAACTGGTGTTCTTCTCCGCCGGGAATAAATACCACGGTACCACTCTGGATATCGCGCCATTCACCCTTCTGGAAGACTTTTCCCTTTCCCGAGTGGACGAATATTTCATGTTCCCAGTCGTGGGAGTGCCTCGGCGTGAAACCACCAGGTTCCAGGGTAAACACACGCATGCAGAAGTTGTCGGCACAATCTTCTTTGCCGATCACCACACGCCCTGTAACGCCCTTCACCGTTTCGTTGTCAAATTTATGGACAGGACTGTCCTTGTAGTCTGCAATTTTCATTGTTCTCACCTGTTATCTTCATCTTTCCGGGTTTTCCCGGTCTGGCAATAATAAGCTTTTCCGGGAGGATTGCAAGGGTGCGGTCTCTTCTGGGCGATGTACACCCATGTAGATTGCAGAAAGAGTGATAATGATTCCCAACCAGTTGAGGAAGTCGGTCGGCCTGGAAAAGAAGATGACATCCCATAAAAAGGAAAGAGTCGGCTGCAGGAGAAGGATGAAACCGGTGAGAGAAGCACGGATCAGGGAAATGGCGTTTGTGATCAGGATCCAGCCGATAACCTGGCTGAAGAGGGCAAGCATCAGCAGGAAAAAAAGATTTCTGCTGTCGGGAATAATAAAGGTTTTTCCCTGAAGGTTCATTTCCAGCCCCATGCAGAGGGTACTGAAGAATGAAATCAGCATCAAAGTGAAGAAAAATGAAGTTCTGTTGTTATCCTGCTGGATTTTTCGCAGGCTTATCAGGAAGGCCACATAGCAGAGTGCTGTCAGAAGACCGAAAAAAATTCCAATTTTATAATTGGCGCTTAACTGATTCCAGTTGACTCCGACCACAAGAAACAGACCAAGAAAGGCGGTCGGAATGGAGAGGAGAAAGTGAAGCCTGATTTTTTCCTTTAAAAATACAATCCCGTAGATTGCCAGAAGAAACACCTGGAAATTACTGATGATTGTGGCCAGTCCCGGACCGATATAGAGAATGGATTGATGCCAGAAAAGAAGGTCAAGCCCGAAAACAAGGCCACAGAAAAAAATCAGGCGGAGTTTTGGTTCGGAAATTTTGTGTATCTCCCTTCTCCAGAAGGTAACAGGAAAGAGAATAAGAAAACCGAAAAAAACACGGTACAGTCCGGATGTTGCTGGCGGAACCTCCGCAAGTTTTACCCAGACGGCAGAAAAACTGATAAGAAACGCACCCAGCAGAACGTGAATCACAGGCCTGTTCACTGAGTAAAACCGTATGGTATTTTTAAGAATCATGGTGCAGGTTAAACTGACTCTTTGACCGCAGAATAGTGATTCTTCCATCAGGTTTTGCCGGGCTGACGGTCTGTTCCCGGAGAAACCTGTCTATCATGATTGACCCCATGGTTGAGTAGGTATTGCGGATATCATGACCATACTGTCTGAACTGACCATAACCGTCTCCACCATGAAGTGCGAGAAAATCGTTGGTTGCCAGGAGGTAGTCGCGTTCGGGGTCCAGGGGATGAAGGGAACCATCTGGGTCAACTGTTTTTATACTTTTGATTCTTGAGGAATCTGCGTTTGCGGGGGATGCCGGTGAGATAGACAGACGTATGCCGGAGACCTGGAGAAACCCACCGGTTCCGAGTTTTCCTGCAGAAGTTTCAAGGATCTGCAGAAGATGTTTTCCCTTGATTGTCAAAAGAATAATATCATTTTCAAATTCGTCAATTTCGGCAATCATTGTATCTGTCACCGGTCCGGCAGGATAGCTGGTGTTTCCCCGGAAAGCGCCACTGTTAAAGAGGACGATATCGGCGTTGAAGCGGGTTCGGATGGTGTCAGTTACAAGGTCGGCAACAGGGGATTCCCCGGTGCGCAGAGCTGTTTTTGTCAGATCCCAGTTTTTGAGCGTGTTTCCGATGATTGCCGCTTTGGGAAGTTGATCCCTGTAATGCTTTAATGTGTCTGCAACCCGTTTTTCCGGCGCAATTGATGCTGAAACCGGAAGAAGAGTATATTTGGCAGAGTCAGGGATAATATGGCCGGAACTGTCCAGGTTCACGTCAAGCCTGACCAGGGCCATACCTTTTTCTCCCCCGTTGACAATCAGGGTGTCACCTGTTTGTTCCACGGTAGCAGTGTAGTCGTGGGAATGTCCTCCGAAAATAATATCAATTCCGGTTGTTTCCCCGGCCAGCTTATGATCTTCCCGGTTACCGGTATGGGTTACGGCTATGATAATCCGGGCTCCCTTTTTCCGCAGCAGACTGACCATTTTCCGAGCTGTATTCTTCCTGTCGATGCTGAGTTTTATTTTACCAGTTGACGTTATAACAGGAAAATTTCTGGTCATCAGGGAAAAGAATCCTATACGGATTCCCTGGTAGTTTCGTATCAGGTATGGACTACAGCTTTTTTCCATGACGGTCCCCTCAACCTGCAGATCCGAGCAGAGTGCGATCATGGATACGGATTCAAGTGCTTCCGCCAGTACACCAGGGCCTCCGTCAAAGTCGTGATTCCCAAGACCAAGGATATCATACCCTGCCATTTCCATCAGTGTGAAAATTGCTTTTCCCTTGAACTGGTGAAAATATCTACCCATCAGATCATCTCCGGATGAAAGGACAATGACCGGGTTTTGGGTTTCCTGGCGGATCTGTTTAATCAGTGTTGCGATTCGGCTGATTCCTCCGGTAACAGCTGTTTTTCGGGAAGCCATGCCAGGGACAAATTCCCGGACCGGGTCAAGACGGCCCTGCAGGTCACCTGTTCCTATAATCGTCAGCTGTTTTGCAGCTGAACGGGGAGATGCCGACAGGTCAGCAATACTGACTGAAAAGAAGAGGCCCGTAAAGAACAGGCTGCAGGAGAAAACAAGTGAATAGAATGTTGTTTTTTTCATGTCAATAGAATGAGTTGATCTGTTAAAAGTTCTCCCATGCCTGGATTCAGCCCGCATGAGAAAGGCGGGTTAGAGTCCGCTGACAAGAGCATTTTCTTTTCTGAACTGTTGTACAGTGTACAAGGTATTGGCAGGAAGAGAAGAACGGATATTTTTCAGATCGTCTCTGGAGAGTAGAGAAGGGACAAATGTTGTCCTGAAATGGTGAGGTACATTACCTGCCGATATGATTTTGATTGAATGTCTTATTGCCGAATAGTCTATTTCGGTCCCGCACAGGGTTGCATATTTTCCCGGGGGAGCCTTGATGTCCATGGCTATATAGTCCAGGAGATTGTTTTGAATCAGTTTTGCAATGATTTCAGGTCTGGAACCGTTTGTATCAAGTTTTACGGCGTAGTTCATTGATTTGATACGTTCAATGAACTTCTCAAGATTATTCTGCAGGGTCGGTTCTCCTCCGCTGAGAACTACTCCGCCGAGTCTGCCCCTTTTTTTCTCCAGGAAATTCATAATATCAGCGACCGGAACCGGTGGAGATTCCGGTCGCATGGGCAGAAGAGAACCGTTATGGCAGAATGGACAGCGGAAATTACAACCCTGGAAGAAAATGATAGCCGCCGGTTTTTCCGGAAAGTCACTGAGGGTAAATCGCTGGAGAGCACCGATGATCATGGTTTCAGGCAATTTTGTAATGGTTTCTCTTTTTAAATTCTGCCCGCTTGCCTTCGTTCCATTGCTGGACAGGACGCAGGTAGCCAACGACCCTGGAATATACTTCCGTTCTTGCGCCACACTGCTCACATTCTTCCTGTTCTCCAAGTAAATAGCCATGTTCGGGGCAAATGGAAAAAGACGGTGTTACAGTAAAATAGGGAAGTCGATAATTTTCACAGACTGTTTTGACAAAGGCTTTGACCGCATTTGGATCGGGGGTCGCTTCCCCGAGAAAGACGTGTTGAACTGTTCCGCCAGTATACTTTTGCTGCAGTGTGTCCTGCAGGTCGAGTATTTCAAAGATATCCTCGCTGTAGTTGACAGGAAGTTGAGTGGAATTAGTGTAGATCGGAACTGTGGCTTCGGCCCCGTTAAAGAGACTGTTGGTCATTTTCGGGAATCTTTTGGCATCCAGTTTTGCCAGTCTGAAACCGGTTCCCTCCGCCGGCGTGGCCTCAAGATTATACAGGTTGCCCGTTTCTTCCTGGAATTTCTGGAGCCTGTCCCGCATGAAATCAAGAATTTCCATACCGAACATCCGACCGGTTTCTTCTCCGATGCTAACACCAAGCAGGTTGAGGCAGGCCTCGTTGGCACCGATAATTCCGATAGTGGAAAAATGGTTCTCCCAGTATTTCCTGAATCGTTTTTCCACATCCCTCAGATAGTACCTGGTATAAGGATAGAGGCCTTTGGCGGTATAACGTTCCAGAACTTTTC
The DNA window shown above is from Desulfomarina profundi and carries:
- a CDS encoding 4Fe-4S dicluster domain-containing protein, translating into MAISVDPGLLVQLKKYGVQDATTCFNCGNCTAVCSLSTENTPFPRKVIRYLQIGAEEKLLHAPEPWLCYYCGDCSETCPRDANPGEVMMGLRRYLTARYDWTGISRLFYTSKVFEIFAILFVGALVGLGFFFFHGPVVTDRVALNEFASSHVIEILDLIMLVILSGFLLSNARRMAKAVLGDPAQYEKTADGEEGATAPQQEVKKWNGIPVSLYINELKTLLVNFVTQKKFKDCNSKTQSMQWLVHLLIMTGYSTIFVLVVVFLRWFQRDEILPFWSPVRLLGYYGTFAILYGTTYAIIGRLKKVRTVYKYSHSSDWAFLILLWLTTFTGILIHFTRLLGMPLSTYYIYVIHMMIAVPMLVLEVPFAKWAHLLYRPLALYLMRVKERALT
- the hslO gene encoding Hsp33 family molecular chaperone HslO, whose translation is MGDILERIITQSGDFFGICCDATELVNEACRKHDVGPLAATALGRSLTGAVLLAALLKNNQSVQLKFEGNGPLGKIITEAGAEGWARGYIANPHADLPLKNNVIDVAAGIGRAGFLTVTKNIGDNRKYPGTIQLYTSEIGEDLAYYLTVSEQTPSAIALSIKLSRKGTVVKAAGLLVQSLPPANEQNLLLIEKRIKKLSSLADLLKTGKSPGDILAMLFADIPHKITAATPLRFSCSCSLEKMEKALLSLGREDLNQLLKQEGGTEVRCEFCRDSYRFDRKKLETLLVLSQAH
- a CDS encoding chalcone isomerase family protein, whose product is MRALIIGCVLLMALPVCAREIEGVNVAETLQGAGGKTLQLNGAGVRTKFFFNIYIAELYMEHPSAVAREVLAADGEKRMVMHFLYSEVGKEKLVDGWNEGFEANCTKTELENLRVRINQFNSFFTDVKKNDIIVLDFVPGQGTAVTIAGKDKGRIKGRDFNDALLKIWLGKEPVTSSLKEKLLDYRK
- a CDS encoding cupin domain-containing protein, encoding MKIADYKDSPVHKFDNETVKGVTGRVVIGKEDCADNFCMRVFTLEPGGFTPRHSHDWEHEIFVHSGKGKVFQKGEWRDIQSGTVVFIPGGEEHQFMNGGGEDFVFVCLIPSGVDEI
- a CDS encoding DMT family transporter, whose product is MNRPVIHVLLGAFLISFSAVWVKLAEVPPATSGLYRVFFGFLILFPVTFWRREIHKISEPKLRLIFFCGLVFGLDLLFWHQSILYIGPGLATIISNFQVFLLAIYGIVFLKEKIRLHFLLSIPTAFLGLFLVVGVNWNQLSANYKIGIFFGLLTALCYVAFLISLRKIQQDNNRTSFFFTLMLISFFSTLCMGLEMNLQGKTFIIPDSRNLFFLLMLALFSQVIGWILITNAISLIRASLTGFILLLQPTLSFLWDVIFFSRPTDFLNWLGIIITLSAIYMGVHRPEETAPLQSSRKSLLLPDRENPER
- a CDS encoding bifunctional metallophosphatase/5'-nucleotidase, encoding MKKTTFYSLVFSCSLFFTGLFFSVSIADLSASPRSAAKQLTIIGTGDLQGRLDPVREFVPGMASRKTAVTGGISRIATLIKQIRQETQNPVIVLSSGDDLMGRYFHQFKGKAIFTLMEMAGYDILGLGNHDFDGGPGVLAEALESVSMIALCSDLQVEGTVMEKSCSPYLIRNYQGIRIGFFSLMTRNFPVITSTGKIKLSIDRKNTARKMVSLLRKKGARIIIAVTHTGNREDHKLAGETTGIDIIFGGHSHDYTATVEQTGDTLIVNGGEKGMALVRLDVNLDSSGHIIPDSAKYTLLPVSASIAPEKRVADTLKHYRDQLPKAAIIGNTLKNWDLTKTALRTGESPVADLVTDTIRTRFNADIVLFNSGAFRGNTSYPAGPVTDTMIAEIDEFENDIILLTIKGKHLLQILETSAGKLGTGGFLQVSGIRLSISPASPANADSSRIKSIKTVDPDGSLHPLDPERDYLLATNDFLALHGGDGYGQFRQYGHDIRNTYSTMGSIMIDRFLREQTVSPAKPDGRITILRSKSQFNLHHDS
- a CDS encoding anaerobic ribonucleoside-triphosphate reductase activating protein; the protein is MIIGALQRFTLSDFPEKPAAIIFFQGCNFRCPFCHNGSLLPMRPESPPVPVADIMNFLEKKRGRLGGVVLSGGEPTLQNNLEKFIERIKSMNYAVKLDTNGSRPEIIAKLIQNNLLDYIAMDIKAPPGKYATLCGTEIDYSAIRHSIKIISAGNVPHHFRTTFVPSLLSRDDLKNIRSSLPANTLYTVQQFRKENALVSGL